In Brienomyrus brachyistius isolate T26 unplaced genomic scaffold, BBRACH_0.4 scaffold133, whole genome shotgun sequence, a single window of DNA contains:
- the LOC125727925 gene encoding mannose-1-phosphate guanyltransferase alpha-A isoform X2, with protein MLKTVILIGGPQKGTRFRPLSFEVPKPLFPVAGVPMLQHHIEACAKVPNMKEILLIGFYQPNEELTRFLACAQQEFKISIRYLQEYAALGTGGGIYHFRDQILSGGPEAFFIMNADVCSEFPLLEMLDFQKEHGDAPSFVILGTTANRKQSMNYGCIVENQQTNEVMHYVEKPSTFVSDIINCGIYLFTPEIFQHIGAVFQKNQQDMLLEEQTNGWQRAEVIRLEQDIFTALAGQGKLYVYKTTGFWSQIKSAGSAIYASRLYLNQYHQTHPERLAENEEASPKISGNVYIHPTAKIDPTAVLGPNVSVGTGVTIGAGVRVRESIILHGATS; from the exons ATGCTGAAAACTGTCATTCTGATCGGAGGGCCACAAAAAG GTACCCGGTTCCGGCCGCTGTCTTTCGAGGTCCCGAAGCCCTTATTCCCAGTTGCCGGGGTCCCGATGCTGCAGCATCACATAGAGGCCTGCGCCAAG GTTCCAAATATGAAAGAGATATTGCTTATCGGCTTCTATCAGCCAAATGAAGAACTTACGCGATTCTTGGCTTGTGCACAGCAGGAGTTCAAGATCTCCATAAG GTACCTGCAGGAGTACGCAGCCCTGGGGACAGGGGGGGGCATCTATCACTTCAGGGATCAGATCCTGTCTGGTGGCCCGGAGGCCTTTTTCATCATGAATGCTGATGTTTGCTCCGAGTTCCCTCTGCTGGAGATGTTGGACTTCCAGAAGGAGCATGGAGACGCACCAAGCTTCGTCATCCTGGGGACGACG GCCAATAGGAAACAATCCATGAACTATGGCTGTATTGTGGAAAATCAGCAAACGAATGAG GTGATGCACTATGTGGAGAAGCCCAGCACATTCGTGAGTGACATCATCAACTGTGGCATCTATCTGTTTACGCCGGAAATCTTCCAGCACATCGGGGCCGTCTTCCAGAAGAACCAGCAGGACATGCTGTT AGAGGAACAGACCAACGGCTGGCAGCGGGCAGAAGTGATCCGGCTGGAACAGGACATATTCACCGCGTTGGCTGGCCAAGGCAAGCTGTACGTCTACAAAACCACAGGCTTCTGGAGTCAGATCAAGTCGGCTGG CTCTGCCATCTATGCCAGTCGGCTGTACCTCAACCAGTACCACCAGACTCATCCAGAGAGGCTGGCGGAGAATGAAGAAGCAAGTCCAAAAATTAGTG GAAATGTGTACATTCACCCAACTGCTAAGATCGACCCAACAGCCGTA TTAGGCCCCAATGTCTCCGTTGGCACAGGGGTGACTATAGGAGCAGGAGTTCGAGTGAGAGAGTCCATCATCCTTCATGGGGCTAC TTCGTAG
- the LOC125727925 gene encoding mannose-1-phosphate guanyltransferase alpha-A isoform X1 codes for MLKTVILIGGPQKGTRFRPLSFEVPKPLFPVAGVPMLQHHIEACAKVPNMKEILLIGFYQPNEELTRFLACAQQEFKISIRYLQEYAALGTGGGIYHFRDQILSGGPEAFFIMNADVCSEFPLLEMLDFQKEHGDAPSFVILGTTANRKQSMNYGCIVENQQTNEVMHYVEKPSTFVSDIINCGIYLFTPEIFQHIGAVFQKNQQDMLLYPYAGEEQTNGWQRAEVIRLEQDIFTALAGQGKLYVYKTTGFWSQIKSAGSAIYASRLYLNQYHQTHPERLAENEEASPKISGNVYIHPTAKIDPTAVLGPNVSVGTGVTIGAGVRVRESIILHGATS; via the exons ATGCTGAAAACTGTCATTCTGATCGGAGGGCCACAAAAAG GTACCCGGTTCCGGCCGCTGTCTTTCGAGGTCCCGAAGCCCTTATTCCCAGTTGCCGGGGTCCCGATGCTGCAGCATCACATAGAGGCCTGCGCCAAG GTTCCAAATATGAAAGAGATATTGCTTATCGGCTTCTATCAGCCAAATGAAGAACTTACGCGATTCTTGGCTTGTGCACAGCAGGAGTTCAAGATCTCCATAAG GTACCTGCAGGAGTACGCAGCCCTGGGGACAGGGGGGGGCATCTATCACTTCAGGGATCAGATCCTGTCTGGTGGCCCGGAGGCCTTTTTCATCATGAATGCTGATGTTTGCTCCGAGTTCCCTCTGCTGGAGATGTTGGACTTCCAGAAGGAGCATGGAGACGCACCAAGCTTCGTCATCCTGGGGACGACG GCCAATAGGAAACAATCCATGAACTATGGCTGTATTGTGGAAAATCAGCAAACGAATGAG GTGATGCACTATGTGGAGAAGCCCAGCACATTCGTGAGTGACATCATCAACTGTGGCATCTATCTGTTTACGCCGGAAATCTTCCAGCACATCGGGGCCGTCTTCCAGAAGAACCAGCAGGACATGCTGTT ATATCCCTATGCGGG AGAGGAACAGACCAACGGCTGGCAGCGGGCAGAAGTGATCCGGCTGGAACAGGACATATTCACCGCGTTGGCTGGCCAAGGCAAGCTGTACGTCTACAAAACCACAGGCTTCTGGAGTCAGATCAAGTCGGCTGG CTCTGCCATCTATGCCAGTCGGCTGTACCTCAACCAGTACCACCAGACTCATCCAGAGAGGCTGGCGGAGAATGAAGAAGCAAGTCCAAAAATTAGTG GAAATGTGTACATTCACCCAACTGCTAAGATCGACCCAACAGCCGTA TTAGGCCCCAATGTCTCCGTTGGCACAGGGGTGACTATAGGAGCAGGAGTTCGAGTGAGAGAGTCCATCATCCTTCATGGGGCTAC TTCGTAG
- the LOC125727923 gene encoding ciliogenesis-associated TTC17-interacting protein, which yields MKRRRHGNRNSLRDRNIHGAPKTLDPVSAMEEETREDDAKLAPSKEAKDFLSSIEARELDRCLFADSLITVSDTGRELGEFTITVQNAVYNNEQCYLLHANSHGSIDDIPCGTSIMAYISKTLETLEQTHHEYVQLQDHSLDRKSHMVRNGDQLVVNKIVTEREDVKSQSFTFPVSSLEGFVSEASNLLILRILAQRKIFPENIVFLSFDSETQICLSTYKVLGERKQLLGTEFMDVFGIQRTMESVTDIPATWHCYFLSDGHLASRVQVGSPVTMKLLHKPADKVTVKKEETLIFEKKPLVWEEDMQMFSRFLDRKEELRSSHASYVREHPDLKALLADFLQFLLLRKPDDVLSFAAEYFAPFGSQKAPGSTFDDSGSVKS from the exons ATGAAGCGTCGTCGGCATGGAAACCGGAACAGTTTGAGGGACAGAAACATTCACGGTGCCCCAAAGACCTTGGATCCAGTAAG TGCAATGGAAGAAGAAACTCGGGAGGATGACGCGAAGCTCGCACCCTCCAAAGAAGCTAAAGATTTTTTGTCCAGTATTG AGGCAAGGGAACTCGATcgatgtctgtttgcagactCCTTGATTACAGTGTCAGATACTGGACGGGAATTGGGAGAGTTCACCATAACTGTACAAAATGCAGTTTATAACAACGAACAGTGCTATCTTCTGCATGCTAACAGCCATGGCTCAATTGATGATATACCATGTGGAACATCTATCATGG CTTACATTTCAAAGACACTTGAGACGTTAGAACAGACCCACCACGAGTATGTTCAG CTTCAGGACCACAGTTTGGACAGGAAGTCTCACATGGTGCGAAATGGTGATCAGCTGGTGGTGAATAAAATCGTCACGGAGAGAGAG GATGTGAAGAGCCAGTCATTCACTTTTCCAgtgagctctttggagggatttGTGTCAGAGGCCTCAAATCTTCTTATTCTGCGAATTCTAGCTCAAAGGAAGATTTTCCCAGAGAACATTGTGTTCTTGTCTTTCGACTCTGAGACTCAGATCTGTCTTTCTACCTAC AAAGTACTAGGCGAGAGGAAGCAGTTGTTGGGAACAGAGTTCATGGATGTCTTTGGCATTCAGAGGACAATGGAGTCTGTTACAGATATCCCTGCTACGTGGCACTGTTACTTTCTGTCAGATGG CCATCTTGCAAGCAGAGTGCAAGTTGGATCACCAGTAACAATGAAGCTACTTCACAAGCCTGCAGACAAAGTAACAG TAAAAAAAGAGGAGACACTCATTTTTGAAAAGAAACCCCTGGTGTGGGAAGAAGACATGCAGATGTTCTCGAGATTTCTGGACAGAAAG GAAGAACTGAGAAGCAGTCATGCTTCATATGTCCGAGAGCACCCCGACCTCAAAGCCCTGCTGGCCGACTTCCTGCAGTTCCTACTGCTCCGCAAACCGGATGATGTTCTCTCGTTTGCTGCGGAGTACTTTGCGCCATTTGGCTCTCAGAAGGCCCCAGGAAGCACCTTCGACGACTCCGGTTCTGTGAAGTCATAA